GCCGGTGCTCCTCCCGGGGGTGCGGATCGCCGTCGACGGTGCCGTCGTCCACATCGCGGCGCCCGTGGACCCCGTGTACGACACCGCCGAGGGGCGTTCCACGCTCGAGGAGCGCTACGTGGCGCAGGCAGGCGGCACCGAGAACGCCGTGTTCTTCGAGAGCTTCTACGGCCGGAGCGTCGGCTGCAACCCGCGCGCCATCGATCGGGAGCTCGCACGGCGCGCGCCGGGAGTGCGCCGGTACTGGAGCGTCGCCGACCTGTCGGTCGAGGTGCCGGACGGAGCGATCGCCGTGATCGAGGGCAGCCCGGAATGGTGGCACGCCCGCGGGGCCGCGCGCCTGCTCGTCGTGAACGACTGGCTGCGACGGCGCTTCGCGCGGAAGCCCGGGCAGAAGGTGCTGCAGACCTGGCACGGCACGCCCCTCAAGCGTCTGGCGCTGCACCGCCCCGGGTTCGATCCCCGGCGGATGGCGGCGGTGGTCAAGGAGTCCCGGCGGTGGGACGTGCTGCTCGCGCAGAACACGTACGCCGCGCGGATCCTGCGCAAGGCTTATGCGTTCTTCGGGCGGCCGATCTGGGTCGACGGCTATCCGCGCAACGATGCGCTGCGTACCGGGGACCCGGTCGCCGTCCGCGCGGCGCTCGGCATCGGGGCCGACGAGCGCGTCCTCCTCTACGCCCCGACCTGGCGCGACGACCGGGCGGAGATGGTCGACTTCGTCGATCCCGAACTCCTCGCGCGGCAGACGAACGCCGTCGTGCTGGTGCGCGGCCACTCGCGCACGCTGGGCGAGGGCAGGGATCGCGCCGGCGCCCGGGTGATCGATGTGACGGGCTACCCCGAGACGTCGCAGCTCCTGCTCGCCGCCGACGCCCTCGTCACGGACTACTCCTCCGTCATGTTCGACTTCTCGGTGACCGGCAAGCCGATGTACTTCCTCGTGCCCGACCTCGACCACTACCGCGGTCAGCTCCGCGGCTTCTACTTCGATCTGGCGGAGCGGGCGCCGGGGCCCTTGCTCCGTACGCAGGACGAACTCGTGGCCGCGCTGGAGGATGCGGGGCACCGGGAGAGGTACGCCGAGCGCTATGCCGCCTGGCAGCGGCAGTTCAACACCCTCGACGACGGTCGGGCCGCGCAGCGGGTGGTCGACCGGATCCTCGACCTCGGATTCGTCACGCCGTAGTCGTCGGACGTCAGGGCAGGGGGGTGTTCCGCGTGCCGAGCCGGGACGCGTCCACCGTGTCGCCGGCTCCGCGCAGCACGCCGCCGAGGAAGCCGAGACCCCACGAGAGGTGCATCGTGGGCAGCACGAGGAGCGTCCACAGGCGTTGCCGCACGCCGCCCCCGCCGGGAGCGAGGGCCACGCCGACCACGAGTAGCACGTAGAGCGCGAGCGGGACGTAGACCAGGCACGAGGCGATGAGGGAGGCGGTTCCCGACACCGCACCGGAGAGCTGCAAGGCCCCGAGGACCACGGCGAGCGCGACGAACAGCAGCAGGACCGGCGGCGCGAAGTAACGAAGACCGTTGCGACGACCGAAGCGCCGCACTAGCTCCCCTCGCCAGGCGCCGGTCGCGCGGAACTGCCTGGCCAGGCGCAGCCAGCTCTCGCGGGGCCAGTAGGTCACCGACAGCTCGGGGTCGAACCACACGCGGTGCCCGGCCTGGCGGATGCGCAGGTTCAGCTCCCAGTCCTCGCCGCGGCGGATCGTCTCGTCGAACAGACCGACCTCGTCGAGGACGTCCCGACGGATCACGCCGAGGTAGGCGGACTCCGCCTCTCCTTCCACGCGTCCGCCGTGATACGCCCCGCCGCCGAGGCCGACGGGGGAGTTGTACAGCCGGGCGACGGCCTTCTGGAAGGGCGTCCGGCCCTCGGCGTGCATGACGCCGCCGACGTTGGCGGCCCCCGTGCGCTGCAGGGTCTGCAGGGCCCTGGCCGCGTAGCCGGGAGCGAGCTCGGAGTGGGCATCGACCCGGATGACCGTGGGGTAGCGGCTGGCCCGGATCGCGGCGTTGAGGCCGACCGGGATGTGCGCGGCCGGGTTGTCGACGAGACGGATCCGGTCGTCGGCCGCGGCCAGTCGGCGGGCGAGGGCGGTGGTGCCGTCCGATGACGGTCCCAGCGCGAGGATGAGCTCGGCGGGGACGCCGACCTCCTGGGCGAGCACCGATGCGACGGCGTGCTCCAGGTAGGCGCGTTCGTTGAGCACCGGCATCACGAAGGACACCCCGGTGACGGGGGTGGGGGATCCGTTGGCTGGCACACGTCGATCATGTCACGCCGCTCCTGCCGCTCTCTCTCAGGCGGCGTCCGCCTGTCCGCCGCCGCGGATGCCGGGACAGGACGAACTATCCTGGAGGGATGGGTGCACTGTCTGACGCGAAGAAGGCCTACCGTCTCCTGCAGCGGGCGCTCGCTTCGCGCTCGGCGGTGCAGCGCGTCCGCCGCCGGCTGGCGGATCAGGTGCCGTACCCGGCCGAGCACTTCCAGGTCGCGGTGTACTTCGCGGACGGCGCCGTGAACATGTACCAGATGCGGCAGTGGTACCGCCCGCTGGCCGCGCTCGCCGAGCGGTGGCCCGTCGTGGTGCTGGCACGCCAGGCGACCGGCGCGGAGAAGCTCCTCGAGGAGGACGGCCCGCCCGTCGCCTTCGTGCCGAAGGTGCGCGATCTCGAGCGCTTCCTGGCCACGCAGGACATCCGCGTGGTGCTGTACGTGAACCAGAACACCCGCAACTTCCAGATGTTCCGGTACGGCCGCCGGTGGCACGTGTTCATCAACCACGGCGAGTCCGACAAGATGTACATGACCACGAATCAGTACAAGGCCTACGATTACGCCTTCGTCGCCGGTCAGGCGGCGAGGGACCGGCTGTCGCGGACGCTGTGGGACTACGACGTGGAGAGCCGGACGATCGAGATCGGACGCCCCCAGGCGGACCACTACTCCGGCTCGCTCCCGTACACACCGGACGACCGTCTCGTCGTGCTGTACGCGCCGACCTGGGAGGGAGACCGGCCCAGCGCGCACTACGGCTCCATCGCCTCGCACGGCGAGCGCCTCGTGGCGCGACTCCTCGCGACGGGGGAGCACCGTGTCATCTACCGTCCGCACCCGCGAAGCGGTGTCGTCGACGAGGCCTACGGGGCGGCGCACAGGCGCATCATCGCGGCCATCGCCGCCGCGAACGCGGCCGATCCGACCGCCCAGCACGTGTATGACGACGGTCCAGAGCTCGGATGGCAGCTGGCCGCCGCCGACGTCGCCGTCGTGGACATCTCGGCCATGGTGTACGACCGCCTCGCGGCGGGAAAGCCGCTCATGATCACGCGACCGGTCGACGAGGAGGCCGCCGTCGACACCACCGGCTACCTCTCGGACTGCGAGTGGCTGTCCGCGGAGGCGGCGGACGACATCGTCGCCGAGGTGGAGCGCGTGCGGCAGGACGAGGCGGCCGTCGCGCGGCTGCAGATGTGGGTGCGCCACTACTTCGGCGACACCACCCCCGGTGTCGCGACGCAGAAGTTCCACGCGGCCGTCGACCGTCTCATGGGCGAGTGGGAGCGGTGGCGCGACCGCGAGATCGGCGCCGTCCGCGGTGACGCGGACGATGACGACGACGAAGCCGACGACGAGGACGTATGAGCGGCGACTTCCCGCGCTCCGCCGCGCTCGCACCGCGTCTCGAGGTCGTCGACGCGGCGGGGTCGACCAACGCCGACCTCCGTGGGCATGCGGACGACGCCGACGGCTGGCCGCACTTCTCGGTCCTCCTGACCCGGCACCAGACCGCCGGACGGGGGCGACTGGATCGCCGGTGGGTGGCCCCGGCGGGGTCGGCGCTTGCGGTGAGCGTCCTCCTCCGCGATCTGCCCGCCGAACCCGCGGCGCG
This genomic stretch from Microbacterium sp. Nx66 harbors:
- a CDS encoding glycosyltransferase, with amino-acid sequence MPVLNERAYLEHAVASVLAQEVGVPAELILALGPSSDGTTALARRLAAADDRIRLVDNPAAHIPVGLNAAIRASRYPTVIRVDAHSELAPGYAARALQTLQRTGAANVGGVMHAEGRTPFQKAVARLYNSPVGLGGGAYHGGRVEGEAESAYLGVIRRDVLDEVGLFDETIRRGEDWELNLRIRQAGHRVWFDPELSVTYWPRESWLRLARQFRATGAWRGELVRRFGRRNGLRYFAPPVLLLFVALAVVLGALQLSGAVSGTASLIASCLVYVPLALYVLLVVGVALAPGGGGVRQRLWTLLVLPTMHLSWGLGFLGGVLRGAGDTVDASRLGTRNTPLP
- a CDS encoding CDP-glycerol glycerophosphotransferase family protein encodes the protein MGALSDAKKAYRLLQRALASRSAVQRVRRRLADQVPYPAEHFQVAVYFADGAVNMYQMRQWYRPLAALAERWPVVVLARQATGAEKLLEEDGPPVAFVPKVRDLERFLATQDIRVVLYVNQNTRNFQMFRYGRRWHVFINHGESDKMYMTTNQYKAYDYAFVAGQAARDRLSRTLWDYDVESRTIEIGRPQADHYSGSLPYTPDDRLVVLYAPTWEGDRPSAHYGSIASHGERLVARLLATGEHRVIYRPHPRSGVVDEAYGAAHRRIIAAIAAANAADPTAQHVYDDGPELGWQLAAADVAVVDISAMVYDRLAAGKPLMITRPVDEEAAVDTTGYLSDCEWLSAEAADDIVAEVERVRQDEAAVARLQMWVRHYFGDTTPGVATQKFHAAVDRLMGEWERWRDREIGAVRGDADDDDDEADDEDV
- a CDS encoding CDP-glycerol glycerophosphotransferase family protein, whose product is MTTARIDDTAQALVIAGTGQRPESAELTGPRARVKARLTGGGKTWKATFALRASRWGGPELPLPSGEYDLRIDGVDPAELRLAPVLLPGVRIAVDGAVVHIAAPVDPVYDTAEGRSTLEERYVAQAGGTENAVFFESFYGRSVGCNPRAIDRELARRAPGVRRYWSVADLSVEVPDGAIAVIEGSPEWWHARGAARLLVVNDWLRRRFARKPGQKVLQTWHGTPLKRLALHRPGFDPRRMAAVVKESRRWDVLLAQNTYAARILRKAYAFFGRPIWVDGYPRNDALRTGDPVAVRAALGIGADERVLLYAPTWRDDRAEMVDFVDPELLARQTNAVVLVRGHSRTLGEGRDRAGARVIDVTGYPETSQLLLAADALVTDYSSVMFDFSVTGKPMYFLVPDLDHYRGQLRGFYFDLAERAPGPLLRTQDELVAALEDAGHRERYAERYAAWQRQFNTLDDGRAAQRVVDRILDLGFVTP